Part of the Marinobacterium rhizophilum genome is shown below.
TAATCAATGCTGTACCCGCCAGGCTGCTGGCCCCCGGGCGCAGACTTGGGTAGGCTGTGCCGTTTTTGAGAAATACTCACAAAAATGGCACAGCCGGCCAGCGTTTGGCAGGGCGTGCTGAGCATCAATAGCGGGGAATGTTAGATGTCGGGTGCAGGCACGCCGATTCACAGCGTTATTGATGATTTTGTGGCACCTGTGTGTGCCGATCCAGTGGTGATTCTGTACCAGGATGACGATATCCTGCTGATCAACAAGCCCAGCGGCCTGCTTAGCCTGTCGGGTAAAAACCCTCTCAACCGGGATTCGGTGCACTACCGCCTGGTGCATGGCCAGCAAGGGCAGAGCCCGGCATTCCCCGCGGCCAAGCTACCCCATCGGCTGGATTTTGGCACCTCGGGCATGATGCTGGTGGGGCTCAATGCCGACGCCGCCAGGCACCTCAATCGGCAGTTTCAGGCACGGGGCATTCAAAAACGCTACCTGGCCTTGCTGGAAGGCTGGATCTCGGACGATCAGGGGCAGGTAACAGCGCCCATCGCGAAGGATAAAAGCCAGTTTCCCCGGGTGAAAATCTGCCACGTCACCGGCCAAACGGCCGTCAGTGAATTCAGGGTGTTAGAGCGCCTGGACCAGCCACGTCGCAGCCTGGTGGAATTCAATCCGCTAACGGGACGCACCCACCAGTTACGCATTCACAGCCAGGCAATGGGCCATCCCATTCTTGGGTGTGACCTTTACAGAAGCGAGCATAGCGAGCAGATGGCAGACCGTTTGCTGTTGCATGCCAGCGATGTGTATTTCGAGCATCCGGGCACTGGTGAGCCCTTTCATGGCCACAGCCCTTGTCCGTTTTGATCAGTGGCGGCTTGAAGGATTGCTGTGGAGTGGATGGCCATGGATGGCGGAAGGCCGCCCCGCCGGTAGTCAGAAAATGCAGGATCAATTTTCTGCTCATAAGGGGGACTTAAAGCCGTTCTGACGGATGGGTGGTACTGGGAGTGAACTGGTGATGTGGGCAGGGCTGCTGGTTGCCGGATTGCTGCCAATGCGGAATGGCTTCTTTGGTAGGGTGCCAATGAGCCTGCGAATTGCACCGTGGAGTGGTATACCGCCATAATTGATCACGAATCACGAATCACGAATCACGAATCACGAATCACGAATCACGAATCACGAATCACTAATCCGGTACAGTTAACCCACATGGGTAACAGCTCAGTTCAATGACATGGGTGACACTTTGCTGACTTTTAGGCCGCGCGAGGCGGGGATTATCCTTCGAATAACATTGTATTACTCCTGGCTACAGTGACTGTCTGGTAATTCCTGTTACGACCTCTTGGTCGTGTCACTTTATTTGCACGCGCAAAAAAAGTAACCAAGGCTCTTTACCTTGAAGAATACGCCCCAATGACGCCTTCTTGCTGCGCTCTGGCGCCATTCTGCGGGTGCCGCTAAGAGGGCATCCATGCCCTCAATCGGCGGCTCGACAGTCCCTGTCTCGCCCCTTCGGGTCTAATCGGAACATAATCCCGGTGCTCGTCGGCTGCTGAGGGGGATTGAGGCTGCTCTGATATCGCTGATGCGCGGGTGTTTGTGCGTAGGATGCGGTGAGGTGCGCATTGCACAAACCTTTACGATTGCTCCAAGCCCTGGGCGCGCCGTAACCCATCATTGTTTGCAGAGGATGCCATGATGAATCACTTGACGCCCCGGTAAACGGCCACGCTGGATCGAATCTGCCAGCAGAACATTCACCGTATTCTGCGAATTCGTATTTCGCCTGCCGGCGACCCACTTTCCTTGTTAGGCGACAAGGACTCTCTACAAGGTGAAGTGTGCAAAGGAAGCGCGCCACCCATCATCGGTCGCAGGGGATGGCATGATGAGTCGTTCGACGACCAGATGAAAGACACGCAGGATCGAGTCTGCCAGCAGAACATTTACCGTATTCTGCGAATCCGTATTTCGCCTTTCGGCGACCCACTTTCCTTGTTACGCGACAAGGAAAGTAGGCAAAGGAAGCGCGCCCCAAGGAAGCCTTTCCGCTGCGCTCTGACGCCATTGCGCGGGCGCAGCTAACGGCACATCCTGTGCCTAATCTGCGGCTCGACAGTCCCTGTTTTCGCCCCTGCGGGCCTGATCGCACAATAACGCCAGTGCTCGCCGGCTTCATAAGGGGGAATTGGAGCCGTTCTGATGTTTCGGTAGTGTGGATGGAATGGGACCTTGGACGTCGATCCGATAGTGCTGGACGGGCAGGGCTTTAGGCACAACGGTGAATCACCAATCACCAATCACCAATCACCAACCACCTTGCCACTTTCAGCTTGGACCTCGCCCCTTATACCTTGCCCATCGCCCCTGCTTTCGGCATTATGCTGAAGGCGCCGACGGAGTACTGGTGCCTGGTTTTGATCGACAATAACGCAAATCGTCAGCTGAGCAACGGAAGCCAGGCTGGGTGAATCCTTCCCCCCAAGTTCAATCCCTCCGTTCTCCCTGGCTCTGCCTGCATTGCAGGCCCGTATTTCGTTATCGTTAGGGCGGTAGCGTGGTTTATCGGACCTGTCCGCTGCCGTGGAGTAGGGTGATGCGGGTTGTAGGCATTGTGCGATTGCTTGTGTGGTAAGACGTGCCGCAGGCCAGAATCCCCGGTCAACGGATGGTTCGAGAAACCTCTTCTTGAGAAATAAAATCGCGTTCAGTGCCAAGATCTGGGTGGTAGCAGGACGTTTATCTCAGTCGTGAGAAGTATTAGGAACCGCTTGATAGGTTCATCGTCCGGCACTGTCAGGTGCTGTTGATCGTTGAGCATAATGAAGTACTTGATGCAGTACAGATAGGTTTAGTGAATAGATTTATTAATTTTTATAACTAAATGAGGAATAAACATGAAAAGTAAAGTTATCATTTTATGCTCAGCATTAATTCTATCCGCTTGTTCTAGTATGCAGGGTGTTGTACGTGATAAAGAAACGGGAACTCCGATTCCGTCTGCACATATCGTAATCAATAGAGATAGCGGAACCACTAATGCTCTCGGAAGCTACCATGTAACAGGAACATTTATACCTGGGGATACGATGTTGATAAACGCTCCTGGATATAATATCTACACAAGGACTGTAAAATCTACCAATGAAATTGTAGATGTAGATTTGTCTAAAAAATAGTATATAAGCTTGCAGGAGGCGAAGTCAGGCCCTAGTAATGCCGCGGGCAGTATACCAAACGTCGAAAAGTGGATATGAGGCTTGGTGATCGTTTTGTCAGATTCAGTGCGTTTTAGCAGATGACCTGAACGGCTCATGCTACTTGGCTTTGCGCCCGTTTTTGACGAATATTCATCAGGAAATACTGGCCTCAGGCAAATCGGCCTCCGAGGCTACGATACAAAAGTTATACCTCATGGAGACTTCAGTGGGCCTCGTAGCATCCCAAGAGCATATTGACGAAAATTTTGGTGTCCTTCTGATGGCACTGAAGAGCCGAGATGCACGTGCAATCGAGCTAGTACGCAATGGAAAATCAATAGTAGTCGCAAATGTAAGTGGAGAGTTGGTATTTGGCCCTTCTAGATTTATTGGCTATCAGAACAATTCCATTGATGTGCATCTTGACCTCCGATCTGAGCGGGATGGCAAGGAGACAAACCCGGCCATAAAAAGGGTTCTGGGAATGGAAAGGTGTTTACACGCAACTGCGGAGGCGGAATTTCTACGCTACTGCGTTGAGCTGGGCGTCTATCCACCCGGAAATAAGCGGCAGTATTGGGTTCTTCCGGATGCGATGTTACTAATTGATCTTCAGGCAGTGCGTCACGATAAAATGGCAGGCGAAACCGAGAAAGTGCAACTTCAAAAGGCGAGATTGGGCCAGGGTGCGTTTCGGGCTAAGTTGGAGGCGAAATGGAGTGGCTGTTGCGTAACGGGCTGCAAGATTCGAGAGGTGCTAAGAGCGTCGCACATAAAACCATGGAAAGATTGCACCAATGAAGAACGGCTGGATGGTGACAACGGATTACTTCTTGTAGCCAATCTGGATGCTTTGTTTGATCGCGGTTTAATTTCTTTTTCCTCGGACGGTGCATTGGTTCGCGCCCCTAAAATTACTGAGAACGAGCTTCAAATGTTGATCGGAGATGCACCAGGCCGCATACGTCTCAATGGTCGACAAGCTGACTACATGAGGTGTCATCGGGAACTTCATGGCTTCTGAAATTGAGGTATAACAACACGTTCAGCGACGTATCTTGGTAGCGAGCAGTTTGTCGATGAGATGCAAAAGCGTATTAACGAAGCAGACCGCTTGCTCGAAATTCCATCGGCCCAGCGGCGGCCGCTTGCCAAACCTCTGGACTACTACGTCAAGGTGACTGCTTCGCGTAACGAAGCGATCGTCAAAGCGCCTGCCAGTAAAGGTTATAGTATGAAGTTAATAGGCGAGTACTTCGGCTTGCACTATTCGCGGATAAGCCGGATTATCAGTGAGGCAAAAGACAAGACTTGACCCCATTCTCCTCGCGCCCGATGAATTGCCTGTACAGAAATACGACCGCATTGAGTGCTGTTTTTTGCGTATTTATGGCGACAGAACGTTCATTGGCCAGATGGCTCAGCCAGGCATCAACCTCTGGCGTCCCCATAGACTCCGGATGGCGCTTGTTGTGGAAGCGAATGAAGTCGCGAACCCATATGCAATAGGTCTTTTCCGTGCGGTATGCCATTTGGCGGGCCCGGATAAAGGCCCGGAAGCGGTCCATGAACCGAACGGGGTGGGCAGGCAGTAGCTTGGGGATATCGTCCATTGGCAGCTCCATAGGATTTTATACTGTATTTATATACAGTATTGTTCGGGGTCATGGGTTTCGCAAGCGGGATAAACGGCCTTGCAGGCCAGTATCCTGGCGTGTGGCTAAAAGTTCGCTGATACTTATTTGGAATCATAAAGTTACAATGCATAGTCGAAAAGTGGATATGAGGCTTGGTGATCGTTTTGTCAGATGCAGAGATTGAGCAGATGACCTGAAGGACCCATGCTGCTTGGCTTTGCGCCCGTTTTTGACGAAAATTGATCAGGAAATACTGGCCTCAGGCAAATCGGCCTCCGAGGCTACGATACAAATGTTAGATGCTTTCAAATATCCAGCACATAAATTGAAGAGGAAGTAATGTACGATTTTTTATCATCAGGCGCATTTGTTGAAACCTTTACTTTGGAACCCTATGCAAAGGGGTTTTTAAGCGATCTCACCTTTGCCGTAAAAGACAATATTGATATTTCAAACTATAAAACCTCTTACGGTAGTCCATCATGGTCTGCAAAACATGATACACCTACTCATAATGCTCTTTGTGTTGATCAATTATTAGGATATGGCGCAACTTGCCTTGGTAAAACGGTATCGGATGAGTTCACCTATAGCTTAGATGGTGAGAATTATTTTTTTGGCACACCGATAAACCCCGCTGCTCCAGATAGAATTCCGGGTGGCTCGTCAAGTGGTTCCGCATCAGCGGTTGCATGTGGGTTGGTTGATTTTGCCATTGGCACGGACTCAGCTGGATCTTTGCGTGTTCCTGCCAGTCTGTGTGGTGTTTATGCAATGCGTCCAACGACACACCGAGTTTCTGAAGCCGGTGTGTTACCTTTTGTGCCAAGTACAAGCACTGTTGGTGCGCTAGCAAGTGATTTAGGCATTCTTTGTAAAGCAATGAAAGCTTTGCTGTCAATTGAGGAAACATCACCAGAGCATATACAAAACATTTATCTTCTTGAAGATGCATTTGCCATAGCAGACAGTGAAGTCGCAAAGGCAATAAAGTGTAAGATTAAAGAGCGCTTATCTAGCAGGGATATAAATGTAACCTCGATTACGTTAAGCGATATTCTCAAAGAACCGATGACACTTGAGAAATTGAATGTTGATATTTTAAGACCAGTGCAAACATTTGAATTTTTGAACACTGTTGGGAATTGGATTGATGCTACATCCCCTGATTTAAGCCCATTTTTTGCTATGAAGTATGAAACAGTACGTAATTTTGATCGAAAAAAAGTTAATGATTCGCTGATGCTTAGTGAAAAAATGTTTAATCGAATAACTTCATTTTTTCAAAAAGGCGATTTAATACTATTTCCAACAGTGCCAACTATTGCGCCATTGAAAGGGGCCTTTGAACAAATGGAGACTGCAATGGATTTTTACGATAGAACAATGGCTATTACCGCGTTTTCAGGAGTTGGTAAACTGCCTGAAATAACCATCCCAATTGCAAAAGTTGATAATGTGCCTGTTGGCTTGTCTATCGCAGCTGGCTTTTATCAAGACGAATACTTAATTTCGGCAGTAAAAAAGCTATTTCAAGAAAATCTCTAACACCTATGAGCCGTCCCCACGTCAATAGGCATTAAAAAATTCTAGGCTTTTCGCCCATACTTGCTCTTTAATAATTTGATCTGCTTGCTTCGTATTTCCGGTCCGTTGACCACCGATGAATGCGGCAACAAACACCTATTGAGGGTCTCTTATGCACCTGAGGTGCTGCCACTTCCGGGCATCCTGCCACGCGTGTGGGCCACTAGAAATAACTCGGTAACCCCGATCCTCCCATTCAAGAGGGTTGGATCATCCAGGATGTACCCGTTAGTCGGCGGGTTTGACCGGGGCGCACGCATACAAATTGTTAATTCCGGAAGCGGTCCGACAGCCCATCTAATCAAGGCGTCCGGGTTATCCGGCGGCAGCGATCAGGAGGATTTCGAGGTCTGGCCTCAATGACATACCCATTTTAGGGTTCCCCCGTCATTATCGCTGGCACCGATCGATCCCCGTTAGGCGTTGAGCTTGGACTGCCGGCCCGCTTAACTTAGAAACTGTGCTTCATCAAACATTCGACCTCGTTTCAGCATGAAGTAGACCGTCCGGCCCAGTTTGTGCGCCAAAGCGGATAAGGCTTTGGCTTTGCTCATCCGCTTCTGCAGGTGCTTCAGGTACTGCTGGCCCCTGGTGTTGTTGCGCAGGTACAACACCGCCGCCTCGGAAAAGGCCCATTTCAGATGAGCATTGCCGATCTTGGCGCCGGAGGTGCCATAGGTTTTACCGGCCGATTCCGCCTTGCATTTCACCAGGCGGGCATAGGAGGCAAACTGCTGCACCCGGTTAAAGCGCTGGATATCGCCGATCTCGTAAAGGATGGAGAGCGCCAAAATCTGACCGATGCCCGGAACCGAACGCAGGATGACATATTCCTGATAGTCATGCTGCCGGGCATGCTTGTCGATGAAACCTTCCACTGAACTCAGTTCACGGTCGTAGAAATCGATCAGGTGCAGATCCATGTCGACACTGCGCTGTACGCTGGGATCCTCGAAACGGCCCTGCATCAGGGCCCGGTTTTGCACATAACGCAGGTTCAGGTCGATGGGTTCCAGGTTGTACTGGCTGTTGGTGTTCTTGATATGGGTCAGCAACTCGCGAGATCCGGGGACAGTATACCTAACTCGATGATCTCGATTCTGCAATCTGGGTTCATTCGCGTGACAATCGAGCTTAGCTGTGGCAGGAGCATGACAGTGCGCATGAGGAAATTAAGTATACTGTCCCCGGAACTAAATATCTGAGAGTAAACAGAATTATTAGAAAGGGTAAAGTATGTTCTATGGCTGGTTAATTCTACACCATCGGTATACTTGAGTACGGCTCATCTAAGGAAGCTTCCTCGGTTAAGCGGTATTGCACAGGTTTTTATTCTTTAAAGGGTGGATAGATCAAGATTGATACGCTAAAGTAGCGCGCTAAACCGGCAATAAGGATATAGAGATGTTAAGGACTACATTGGGATTAGTAGCGTTGCTAACACTAACAGGCTGTGCTTCCTCCAGTAATATTATAAATGCACCTATT
Proteins encoded:
- a CDS encoding HNH endonuclease, giving the protein MALKSRDARAIELVRNGKSIVVANVSGELVFGPSRFIGYQNNSIDVHLDLRSERDGKETNPAIKRVLGMERCLHATAEAEFLRYCVELGVYPPGNKRQYWVLPDAMLLIDLQAVRHDKMAGETEKVQLQKARLGQGAFRAKLEAKWSGCCVTGCKIREVLRASHIKPWKDCTNEERLDGDNGLLLVANLDALFDRGLISFSSDGALVRAPKITENELQMLIGDAPGRIRLNGRQADYMRCHRELHGF
- a CDS encoding carboxypeptidase regulatory-like domain-containing protein, giving the protein MKSKVIILCSALILSACSSMQGVVRDKETGTPIPSAHIVINRDSGTTNALGSYHVTGTFIPGDTMLINAPGYNIYTRTVKSTNEIVDVDLSKK
- a CDS encoding site-specific integrase, with translation MDDIPKLLPAHPVRFMDRFRAFIRARQMAYRTEKTYCIWVRDFIRFHNKRHPESMGTPEVDAWLSHLANERSVAINTQKTALNAVVFLYRQFIGREENGVKSCLLPH
- a CDS encoding RluA family pseudouridine synthase encodes the protein MSGAGTPIHSVIDDFVAPVCADPVVILYQDDDILLINKPSGLLSLSGKNPLNRDSVHYRLVHGQQGQSPAFPAAKLPHRLDFGTSGMMLVGLNADAARHLNRQFQARGIQKRYLALLEGWISDDQGQVTAPIAKDKSQFPRVKICHVTGQTAVSEFRVLERLDQPRRSLVEFNPLTGRTHQLRIHSQAMGHPILGCDLYRSEHSEQMADRLLLHASDVYFEHPGTGEPFHGHSPCPF
- a CDS encoding amidase family protein, translated to MYDFLSSGAFVETFTLEPYAKGFLSDLTFAVKDNIDISNYKTSYGSPSWSAKHDTPTHNALCVDQLLGYGATCLGKTVSDEFTYSLDGENYFFGTPINPAAPDRIPGGSSSGSASAVACGLVDFAIGTDSAGSLRVPASLCGVYAMRPTTHRVSEAGVLPFVPSTSTVGALASDLGILCKAMKALLSIEETSPEHIQNIYLLEDAFAIADSEVAKAIKCKIKERLSSRDINVTSITLSDILKEPMTLEKLNVDILRPVQTFEFLNTVGNWIDATSPDLSPFFAMKYETVRNFDRKKVNDSLMLSEKMFNRITSFFQKGDLILFPTVPTIAPLKGAFEQMETAMDFYDRTMAITAFSGVGKLPEITIPIAKVDNVPVGLSIAAGFYQDEYLISAVKKLFQENL